From one Longimicrobium sp. genomic stretch:
- a CDS encoding GIY-YIG nuclease family protein: protein MREARNVPGVYRWLGTDGEVLYVGKSKSLRTRLLTYFRAKRGDKQHAIVQGAASLSWDYEPSEFAALLRELELIKRFRPRMNQQHKRDGRYSFLKVTTARAPRLYVVGAVSDDAASYYGPFRGGKRVQEAVRELNDLLGLRDCPVNTPIRFAGQPDLFAWEHAPRCHRFELKLCLGPCAGRCSEPEYQRRVDLARAFLDGRADEPVRWLNERMQAASDRWEFEYAASLRERLRRLEGLRDEFAQLREALDTLTFVYRVPGTDGDDRVYLVRRGTVRASVPVPRSTAERRRLSRLCDEHFGRPEGAGALVQRHQVDEILLLARWFRARPQEMENTVPPARVEALPLSA from the coding sequence GTGCGTGAAGCCCGCAACGTTCCCGGCGTGTACCGCTGGCTGGGCACGGACGGCGAAGTGCTGTACGTGGGCAAGAGCAAGTCGCTCCGCACGCGGCTGCTCACCTACTTTCGCGCCAAGCGGGGCGACAAGCAGCACGCCATCGTCCAGGGCGCCGCCTCGCTCTCGTGGGACTACGAGCCCAGCGAGTTCGCCGCGCTGCTCCGCGAGTTGGAGCTCATCAAGCGGTTCCGCCCGCGGATGAACCAGCAGCACAAGCGCGACGGCCGCTACTCGTTCCTGAAGGTGACCACCGCGCGCGCCCCGCGCCTGTACGTGGTGGGCGCCGTCTCCGACGATGCGGCCAGCTACTACGGACCCTTCCGCGGCGGCAAGCGGGTCCAGGAAGCGGTCCGCGAGCTGAACGACCTGCTGGGGCTTCGCGACTGCCCGGTGAACACGCCCATCCGCTTCGCCGGCCAGCCCGACCTGTTCGCGTGGGAGCACGCCCCCCGCTGCCACCGGTTCGAGCTGAAGCTGTGCCTGGGCCCCTGCGCGGGACGGTGCAGCGAGCCCGAGTACCAGCGGAGGGTGGACCTTGCCCGCGCCTTTCTGGATGGGCGGGCGGACGAGCCCGTGCGCTGGCTGAACGAGCGGATGCAGGCGGCCTCGGACCGGTGGGAGTTCGAGTATGCGGCGTCCCTGCGCGAGCGCCTGCGGAGGCTGGAGGGACTGCGCGACGAGTTCGCGCAGCTGCGCGAGGCGCTGGACACCCTGACCTTCGTGTATCGCGTTCCCGGGACGGACGGCGACGACCGCGTGTACCTGGTGCGGCGCGGCACCGTGCGCGCCAGCGTTCCCGTGCCGCGCAGCACCGCCGAGCGGCGGCGCCTTTCGCGGCTGTGCGATGAGCATTTCGGCCGGCCAGAGGGCGCGGGCGCCCTCGTTCAGCGGCACCAGGTAGACGAGATCCTGCTGCTGGCGCGCTGGTTCCGCGCGCGGCCGCAGGAGATGGAGAACACGGTGCCGCCGGCCCGCGTGGAGGCGCTGCCGCTGAGCGCGTGA
- a CDS encoding ATP-binding protein: MRGRRWEIPLDRLWAMLEFERDIFAVLDSSLSFGYVSDSAGSVLGLSPDALIGQSLLSLVYPDDERNLEMVLRSLLATNEGRATWVSFRCRHADGTWRFMEARLNHRLLAGEPAVLLLAADVTERRQLEIQLREAQRMEAVGRLAGGVAHDFNNLLTVILGNAELLLLDMPSDDPRRTDVEDIRGAGERAKSVTQQLLAFSGQRTVDLRIVEPGNLVLAARRLLDRLLGEDISIELTINPDVGLVRVDPSQLEEVLINLAINARDAMPSGGVLRFEVCRADVRRPNEESVPYYVPPGNYIAIRVHDTGLGMAPDVLARVFEPFFTTKGPLKGTGLGLSTAYGIVKQSGGFIWAQSRVGEGTVFHLLMPAEDGPADPASPARMISSLPAGLGRIFLVEDDISVRRYCIRVMEQAGFEVSGFGRPEEALGAFTAVAPKVDLLVTDVVMPGMSGPELVAGCRAIRPGIPVLYLTGYTGDALRERGLQSATENILQKPVTPAQLLAAVGRSIAAGGVDEQKDG, from the coding sequence ATGCGTGGACGCCGATGGGAAATTCCGCTGGACCGCCTCTGGGCAATGCTCGAGTTCGAGAGAGACATCTTTGCCGTGCTGGATTCCTCTCTCTCTTTCGGATACGTAAGCGATTCGGCGGGATCGGTCCTGGGGCTGTCCCCGGACGCGCTGATCGGCCAGTCACTCCTGTCCCTGGTTTATCCGGACGACGAGCGCAACCTGGAAATGGTGCTGCGTTCGTTGTTGGCGACCAACGAGGGGAGGGCGACCTGGGTCAGCTTCCGATGCCGGCACGCTGACGGGACGTGGCGTTTCATGGAAGCACGTCTCAACCATCGGCTGCTGGCGGGCGAGCCGGCCGTTCTGCTCCTCGCGGCCGACGTGACGGAACGGCGACAACTCGAAATCCAGCTGAGGGAGGCCCAGCGGATGGAGGCCGTGGGGCGGTTGGCGGGCGGGGTGGCGCATGATTTCAACAACCTCCTCACGGTGATCCTGGGGAATGCCGAGCTCTTGCTGCTCGACATGCCATCCGACGATCCCCGTCGCACGGACGTCGAAGACATCCGGGGAGCAGGCGAGAGAGCGAAGTCCGTGACTCAACAGCTGCTCGCCTTCTCCGGTCAACGAACGGTCGATCTGCGGATCGTGGAACCGGGGAACCTGGTCCTCGCCGCCCGGCGTCTCCTGGACCGGCTGCTTGGGGAGGATATCTCGATCGAACTCACCATCAACCCGGACGTGGGGCTCGTCCGGGTCGATCCTTCGCAACTGGAGGAGGTGCTGATCAATCTGGCCATCAATGCCCGCGACGCGATGCCCTCCGGCGGGGTGCTGAGGTTCGAGGTCTGCCGGGCGGATGTGCGCCGGCCGAATGAAGAATCGGTCCCGTACTACGTACCCCCGGGTAATTACATCGCGATTCGAGTCCACGACACGGGACTCGGAATGGCGCCGGACGTGCTTGCCCGCGTGTTCGAGCCGTTCTTCACCACGAAAGGGCCGCTCAAGGGCACGGGCCTGGGACTTTCCACCGCGTATGGCATCGTCAAGCAATCCGGCGGGTTCATCTGGGCCCAAAGCAGGGTGGGGGAGGGAACCGTCTTCCACCTCCTTATGCCGGCAGAAGACGGACCCGCCGACCCCGCCTCACCGGCGAGGATGATCTCGAGCCTTCCGGCCGGCCTGGGGCGGATCTTCCTGGTAGAGGACGATATATCGGTACGGCGATATTGCATCCGCGTGATGGAGCAGGCGGGCTTCGAAGTTTCAGGGTTCGGAAGACCTGAGGAGGCACTGGGCGCATTCACGGCGGTCGCCCCGAAAGTCGATCTGCTGGTGACGGACGTCGTAATGCCCGGAATGAGCGGCCCCGAGCTCGTCGCGGGCTGCAGGGCGATCCGACCCGGGATCCCAGTCCTGTATCTAACCGGCTACACGGGTGATGCATTGCGCGAGCGTGGATTGCAGAGCGCCACCGAGAACATCTTGCAGAAGCCGGTCACGCCCGCGCAGCTACTTGCCGCGGTGGGCCGGTCTATTGCGGCGGGGGGTGTTGACGAGCAGAAGGACGGGTGA
- a CDS encoding M20/M25/M40 family metallo-hydrolase, whose product MKRTALAVLSVGALLAGPAAAQQEWTSNDPVLRAIWQEGTQNSQLERLAQPLLDSIGPRLTGSPEMDAAQRWAIAQYAQWGITARSERYGTWRGWQRGHTHVDLMTPRVRSLEGMMLAWSPGTNGPVSAEAVMLPQMADSAAFKAWLPSARGKFVMISFPQPTCRPDENWQRWAVAADWERFRAERTAAQNAWNQRVSATGLAARDFQLRLEAAGVAGIVTNLWSQGWGVDKIFNARTRQVPVISLSCEDYGLVARLATNGDAPRLRLDAQSQFTGEAVPVSNVIAQVRGRRKPNEYIMLSAHFDSWDGSSGATDNGTGTVVMMEAMRILSKVYPRPNRSIVVGHWSGEEQGLNGSRAFAADHPEIVSGLHVLFNQDNGTGRIRNISMQGLTGTAPYFRRWLGAMPSFVTDSVQIDDPGMPSGGGSDNAAFVCYGAPAFGLGSLSWDYGTYTWHTNRDTYDKISWDDVRRNALMVAMLIYQADQEANILPRDRRTEFPVNQQTGQPGSWPACAAPARSAAESPRM is encoded by the coding sequence ATGAAGAGAACCGCACTGGCAGTGCTGTCCGTCGGCGCCCTCCTGGCCGGCCCCGCCGCCGCGCAGCAGGAGTGGACGAGCAACGACCCTGTGCTGCGCGCCATTTGGCAGGAGGGAACGCAGAACTCGCAGTTGGAGCGCCTGGCGCAGCCGCTGCTGGACTCCATCGGCCCGCGGCTGACGGGGTCGCCGGAGATGGATGCGGCGCAGCGCTGGGCCATCGCCCAGTACGCGCAGTGGGGCATCACCGCCCGCAGCGAGCGCTACGGCACCTGGCGCGGCTGGCAGCGCGGCCACACGCACGTGGACCTGATGACTCCGCGCGTACGCTCGCTGGAGGGCATGATGCTGGCCTGGAGCCCGGGCACCAACGGCCCCGTGTCGGCCGAGGCCGTGATGCTTCCGCAGATGGCGGATTCCGCGGCGTTCAAGGCCTGGCTGCCGAGCGCGCGCGGCAAGTTCGTGATGATTTCGTTCCCCCAGCCCACCTGCCGCCCGGACGAGAACTGGCAGCGCTGGGCGGTCGCAGCCGATTGGGAGCGGTTCCGTGCGGAGCGCACGGCGGCGCAGAACGCGTGGAACCAGCGGGTGTCGGCCACGGGGTTGGCGGCCCGCGACTTCCAGCTGCGGCTGGAGGCGGCGGGAGTAGCGGGGATCGTCACCAACCTGTGGTCGCAGGGGTGGGGCGTCGACAAGATCTTCAACGCGCGCACCCGCCAGGTGCCCGTCATCAGCCTGAGCTGCGAGGACTACGGCCTGGTGGCGCGGCTGGCGACGAACGGCGACGCGCCCAGGCTGCGGCTGGACGCGCAGTCGCAGTTCACCGGCGAGGCGGTGCCGGTGTCCAACGTGATCGCGCAGGTGCGCGGGCGCCGCAAACCCAACGAGTACATCATGCTGTCCGCCCACTTCGACTCGTGGGACGGCTCGTCGGGCGCCACCGACAACGGCACCGGCACGGTGGTGATGATGGAGGCCATGCGCATCCTTTCCAAGGTGTACCCGCGGCCCAACCGCAGCATCGTGGTGGGCCACTGGAGCGGCGAAGAGCAGGGGCTGAACGGGTCGCGCGCCTTTGCCGCCGACCACCCGGAAATCGTCAGCGGCCTGCACGTGCTGTTCAACCAGGACAACGGCACGGGCCGCATTCGCAACATTTCCATGCAGGGGCTGACGGGCACGGCGCCGTACTTCCGCCGCTGGCTGGGCGCGATGCCGTCGTTCGTGACCGACAGCGTGCAGATCGACGATCCGGGGATGCCCAGCGGTGGCGGATCGGACAACGCGGCGTTCGTGTGCTACGGCGCGCCGGCGTTCGGCCTCGGCTCGCTCTCGTGGGATTACGGGACGTACACGTGGCACACCAACCGCGACACGTACGACAAGATCTCGTGGGACGACGTGCGGCGGAACGCGCTGATGGTGGCCATGCTGATCTACCAGGCCGACCAGGAGGCGAACATCCTTCCGCGCGACCGGCGGACGGAGTTCCCGGTGAACCAGCAGACGGGGCAGCCGGGCAGCTGGCCCGCCTGCGCCGCTCCCGCCCGCAGCGCGGCGGAAAGTCCGCGGATGTAG
- a CDS encoding M20/M25/M40 family metallo-hydrolase has protein sequence MISRVRLAVIAAAVLAATPLVAAAQEGWTTGDPVLRAIWSEGMERSRLEPMAQALMDSIGPRLTGSPGQRAAHEWAAAQFRGWGIEARNETYGSWVGWRRGTAHVDLVQPRVRSLEARLLAWSPGTADAVTAEVVAIPELADTAAARRWLGTVRGKFVLGAAEPVTCRPVENWQKWAQPQMLGRLAQDVARADSSWRRRLSRLRVQPNELEMLLTRSGAAGVVTSEWTGGWGTQRVHDALGLPLPVLDVTCEDYGLLHRLASRNQGPEIRVNSQAEFTGAAPAMNTVATIPGRALRNEYVVLSAHFDSWDAASGATDNGTGTLVMMEAARILRAVYPNPKRTIVVGLWGGEEQGLNGSRAFAEDNPEIVSGMQALLNQDTGTGRIDRISLQGFTEAEPFFRRWLSRVPPMLADSIKLDAPGLPSAGSSDHSSFVCRGAPGFWLLSTSWDYGTYTWHTDRDTYDKIVFSDLRRNAVLLAMLAYQAAEDERIPRTQRTEFPPNVAGQPGSWPACRPAQRSLN, from the coding sequence ATGATCTCTCGTGTCCGCCTTGCGGTGATCGCAGCCGCGGTGCTCGCCGCCACTCCGCTCGTAGCCGCTGCGCAGGAGGGCTGGACGACGGGTGACCCGGTGCTGCGCGCGATCTGGAGCGAGGGGATGGAGCGCTCGCGGCTGGAGCCGATGGCGCAGGCGCTGATGGACAGCATCGGGCCGCGGCTGACGGGGTCGCCGGGGCAGCGGGCCGCGCACGAGTGGGCCGCCGCGCAGTTCCGCGGCTGGGGGATCGAGGCGCGCAACGAGACGTACGGCTCGTGGGTGGGCTGGCGTCGCGGAACGGCGCACGTGGACTTGGTGCAGCCGCGCGTCCGCTCGCTGGAGGCGCGGCTGCTGGCGTGGAGCCCCGGGACCGCCGACGCGGTGACCGCCGAGGTGGTGGCGATCCCCGAACTGGCGGACACGGCGGCGGCCCGGCGCTGGCTGGGCACCGTGCGTGGCAAGTTCGTCCTGGGCGCGGCCGAGCCGGTGACCTGCCGGCCGGTCGAGAACTGGCAGAAGTGGGCGCAGCCGCAGATGCTGGGGCGGCTGGCGCAGGACGTGGCCCGGGCTGATTCCAGCTGGCGCCGACGGCTTTCCCGGTTGCGGGTTCAGCCCAACGAGCTGGAGATGCTCCTTACGCGGTCGGGCGCCGCGGGCGTGGTGACCAGCGAGTGGACGGGCGGATGGGGCACCCAGCGCGTGCACGATGCGCTGGGCCTGCCCCTGCCCGTGCTGGATGTGACCTGCGAGGACTACGGGCTGCTCCACCGGCTGGCGTCGCGCAACCAGGGCCCGGAGATCCGCGTGAACTCGCAGGCCGAGTTCACCGGTGCCGCCCCGGCGATGAACACCGTCGCCACCATCCCCGGCCGCGCCCTGCGGAATGAATACGTGGTGCTGTCCGCCCACTTCGACTCGTGGGACGCCGCATCGGGCGCCACGGACAACGGAACGGGTACGCTGGTGATGATGGAGGCCGCGCGGATCCTCCGTGCCGTGTATCCCAATCCGAAGCGCACCATCGTCGTGGGCCTGTGGGGCGGCGAGGAGCAGGGCCTGAACGGGTCGCGCGCGTTCGCCGAAGACAATCCGGAGATCGTGAGCGGCATGCAGGCGCTGCTGAACCAGGACACGGGCACGGGGCGCATCGACCGCATCTCGCTGCAGGGGTTCACCGAAGCCGAGCCGTTCTTCCGCCGCTGGCTTTCGCGCGTGCCCCCGATGTTGGCGGACAGCATCAAGCTGGACGCCCCGGGGCTGCCCAGCGCGGGCTCCAGCGACCACTCGTCTTTCGTGTGCCGCGGCGCGCCGGGGTTCTGGCTGCTTTCCACCTCGTGGGACTACGGCACCTACACCTGGCACACCGATCGCGACACGTACGACAAGATCGTGTTCTCCGATCTGCGCCGGAATGCGGTGCTGCTGGCCATGCTGGCCTACCAGGCCGCGGAAGACGAGCGCATCCCCCGGACGCAACGCACCGAGTTTCCGCCCAACGTGGCGGGGCAGCCGGGCAGCTGGCCCGCCTGCCGTCCTGCGCAGCGGTCGCTGAACTAA
- a CDS encoding tetratricopeptide repeat protein — MQSRKFRVPQRKTQRRWRVPPALKRGDEVFEGLGLLDEVTGEKGLLLWQSLRDALLWAEAAEGDRASLFAADAERVRMAMLMAAAPAADLEEPLAALARMVGEPNATSEEMVSLACRRVAQWADEQGLLTTALSFAQAAATVTPGDASAAFAVGQLARRRAEYARAETWFRRAIALARQIGDWPTYSRSFLGLGRLYMQRGKLPVARKFLIRSIRAAQRNSLHTLEGKGLHDLFGVAVEADRPEEAQELARAAYAAYGPENAELPRLAQDVAYWWITQGHFSRAVPVLRSVLPHLPHPSDRLMVFGNLARAAGGMNDREAFRDAWDTCHDLLYNSSVDERAAQGLLDLAHGAASLGLWDKAETAAREALDTGVRRNEAKIRLSAEALMDSVRHHRAVETRKRVPASEEGSEVLAGDLVRSLSAYAPS; from the coding sequence ATGCAATCACGTAAGTTTCGGGTTCCCCAGCGAAAGACGCAGCGCCGCTGGCGCGTTCCGCCCGCTCTCAAGCGCGGCGACGAGGTGTTCGAGGGGCTCGGGCTTCTCGACGAGGTAACCGGCGAAAAGGGGCTGCTGCTGTGGCAGTCGCTGCGCGACGCCCTGCTCTGGGCCGAAGCGGCGGAAGGCGACCGCGCGTCGCTCTTCGCCGCCGACGCCGAGCGGGTACGCATGGCCATGCTAATGGCCGCCGCGCCCGCCGCCGACCTGGAAGAGCCGCTGGCCGCGCTGGCCCGCATGGTGGGCGAGCCCAACGCCACGTCGGAAGAGATGGTGTCGCTGGCCTGCCGCCGGGTGGCGCAGTGGGCCGACGAGCAGGGGCTGCTGACCACCGCGCTCTCGTTCGCGCAGGCCGCCGCCACCGTGACGCCGGGCGACGCCTCGGCCGCCTTCGCGGTGGGCCAGCTGGCGCGCCGCCGCGCCGAGTACGCGCGGGCCGAGACGTGGTTCCGCCGCGCCATCGCCCTGGCGCGCCAGATCGGCGACTGGCCCACGTATTCGAGGTCGTTCCTGGGCCTTGGGCGCCTGTACATGCAGCGCGGCAAGCTGCCGGTGGCCCGCAAGTTCCTGATCCGCTCCATCCGTGCGGCGCAGCGGAACAGCCTTCACACGCTCGAGGGCAAGGGGCTTCACGACCTGTTCGGGGTGGCCGTCGAGGCCGATCGCCCGGAAGAGGCGCAGGAGCTGGCCCGCGCGGCGTACGCGGCGTACGGGCCGGAGAACGCGGAGCTTCCCCGCCTGGCGCAGGACGTGGCGTACTGGTGGATCACGCAGGGGCACTTCTCGCGCGCGGTACCGGTGCTCCGCTCCGTCCTTCCCCATCTGCCGCATCCGTCGGACCGGCTGATGGTGTTCGGCAACCTTGCACGCGCGGCGGGCGGCATGAACGACCGCGAGGCGTTCCGGGATGCGTGGGACACCTGCCACGACCTGCTGTACAACTCGTCGGTCGACGAGCGTGCCGCGCAGGGGCTGCTGGACCTGGCACACGGCGCGGCGAGCCTGGGGCTGTGGGACAAGGCCGAAACGGCCGCGCGCGAGGCGCTGGATACCGGCGTCCGCCGCAACGAGGCGAAGATCCGCCTGTCCGCCGAGGCGTTGATGGACTCGGTACGGCACCACCGTGCGGTAGAGACGCGCAAGCGCGTCCCGGCGTCCGAGGAAGGCAGCGAGGTGCTGGCCGGCGACCTGGTGCGTTCGCTCAGTGCCTACGCCCCCAGCTGA
- a CDS encoding metallophosphoesterase family protein, with the protein MKIGIISDTHGLLRPQVFDVFQGVEHILHAGDIGNLDIITELEAIAPVTAVWGNADGLEVRGRVPEVAEVELGGVRAVVIHGMQVGSPTPEKIAALHPGAGLVVFGHSHRPLIKQVGATLAVNPGSAGRRRFRDPVTVALAEIGDGSASARLVELDLEKR; encoded by the coding sequence GTGAAGATCGGCATCATCTCCGACACGCACGGGCTGCTGCGCCCGCAGGTGTTCGACGTGTTCCAGGGCGTGGAGCACATCCTTCACGCGGGCGACATCGGCAACCTGGACATCATCACCGAGCTGGAGGCCATCGCCCCGGTGACCGCCGTCTGGGGCAACGCGGACGGCCTGGAGGTGCGCGGCCGCGTCCCCGAGGTGGCGGAAGTGGAGCTCGGGGGCGTCCGCGCGGTCGTCATCCATGGGATGCAGGTGGGCTCGCCCACGCCGGAGAAGATCGCGGCCCTGCATCCCGGCGCGGGGCTGGTGGTGTTCGGCCATTCGCATCGCCCGCTCATCAAGCAGGTGGGCGCCACGCTGGCCGTGAATCCCGGGAGCGCGGGCCGCCGCCGCTTCCGCGATCCCGTTACGGTCGCCCTCGCGGAGATCGGCGACGGATCGGCCTCTGCCCGGCTGGTCGAACTGGATCTGGAAAAGCGATGA
- a CDS encoding flavin prenyltransferase UbiX has protein sequence MRVALDAPITFGITGASGAPYAVRVLRALNEAAVPVRLIVSSYGLRLLKEESGIDGVDGLRAATGDWSRVEFYDSLDRGATPASGSAPSRGMLVCPCSMGTLASIAAGTSRNLVERAADVALKERRPLILVPRETPLSLIHLENMARLTRAGATIMPAAPGFYHRPRSIDDLVDFVAARILDHLGVEHTVGRRWKSGEAPAAADA, from the coding sequence GTGAGGGTGGCCCTGGACGCGCCCATCACCTTCGGCATCACCGGCGCGTCGGGCGCGCCGTACGCCGTGCGCGTGCTGCGCGCGCTGAACGAGGCCGCGGTGCCCGTGCGGCTGATCGTGTCCAGCTACGGGCTGCGGCTGCTGAAGGAAGAGTCGGGGATCGACGGCGTCGACGGCCTGCGCGCCGCGACGGGCGACTGGTCGCGGGTGGAGTTCTACGATTCGCTGGACCGCGGCGCCACGCCGGCCTCCGGCTCCGCCCCGTCGCGGGGGATGCTGGTCTGCCCCTGCTCCATGGGCACGCTGGCCTCCATCGCCGCGGGCACGTCGCGCAACCTGGTGGAGCGCGCCGCGGACGTGGCCCTCAAGGAGCGCCGGCCGCTGATCCTGGTGCCGCGCGAAACGCCGCTCTCGCTGATCCACCTGGAGAACATGGCCCGGCTGACCCGCGCAGGGGCCACGATCATGCCCGCGGCCCCGGGGTTCTATCACCGCCCGCGGAGCATCGACGACCTGGTGGACTTCGTGGCCGCGCGCATCCTGGACCACCTGGGCGTAGAGCACACCGTCGGGCGGCGGTGGAAGAGCGGGGAAGCCCCCGCCGCCGCGGACGCTTGA
- a CDS encoding metallophosphoesterase, whose translation MRTSFRLLFVCAAALLSACGEGGPATAGMAGGDTTGPPPQSPYGATGAQNVRVVPVEIEVIGLPEGWNGMRIAALSDFHLSMWPDNANVARAAVERAIAEKPDVFVLLGDYVGSRRGDFTALDRVLAPLRGRTVFAVLGNEDMLEDPDEPDSLAILTRAALARNGVQLLHNARARFIRNNDTAFIAGVDPYIARRPDWRRAEMYGGIPGGGSTPVLLAHMPVAALTVPTDKYPSVISGHTFCGQIEVPGTPRLTWVNTELFPQEANAASNRIYRVRGSTLFVTCGLGFSFVPVRFGSPPEVAMITLRTVGGVQRDTAATKGGVNVDSLIQQFTPDSARTEEDTTADEG comes from the coding sequence ATGCGGACCAGCTTCCGCTTGCTTTTCGTGTGTGCCGCCGCCCTGCTCTCCGCCTGCGGGGAGGGCGGCCCCGCTACCGCCGGCATGGCGGGGGGCGATACCACCGGCCCTCCCCCGCAGTCGCCCTACGGCGCCACCGGCGCGCAGAACGTGCGCGTGGTGCCGGTGGAGATCGAGGTGATCGGCCTTCCCGAGGGGTGGAACGGAATGCGGATCGCCGCGCTTTCCGATTTTCACCTGTCCATGTGGCCCGACAACGCCAACGTGGCGCGCGCGGCCGTGGAGCGGGCCATCGCCGAAAAACCCGACGTCTTCGTGCTGCTGGGCGACTACGTGGGCAGCCGCCGCGGCGACTTCACGGCGCTGGACCGCGTCCTCGCGCCGCTGAGGGGAAGGACCGTGTTCGCGGTGCTGGGCAACGAGGACATGCTGGAAGATCCCGACGAGCCCGACAGCCTGGCCATCCTGACGCGCGCCGCCCTGGCCCGCAACGGGGTGCAGCTGCTCCACAACGCGCGCGCGCGGTTCATCCGCAACAACGACACGGCCTTCATCGCGGGGGTGGATCCCTACATCGCGCGCCGGCCGGACTGGCGCCGCGCCGAGATGTACGGCGGCATCCCCGGCGGGGGCTCCACGCCCGTGCTGCTGGCGCACATGCCGGTGGCCGCGCTGACGGTGCCCACCGACAAGTACCCCTCCGTCATCTCCGGCCACACCTTCTGCGGGCAGATCGAGGTGCCGGGCACGCCCCGGCTGACGTGGGTGAACACCGAGCTGTTCCCGCAGGAGGCCAACGCGGCGAGCAACCGCATCTACCGGGTGCGCGGGTCCACGCTGTTCGTCACCTGCGGCCTGGGATTCTCGTTCGTCCCGGTGCGGTTCGGCTCGCCGCCGGAGGTGGCGATGATCACGCTGCGCACGGTCGGCGGGGTGCAGCGCGACACGGCGGCTACGAAGGGCGGCGTGAACGTCGACTCGCTGATCCAGCAGTTCACCCCCGACTCGGCGCGCACGGAGGAGGATACGACGGCGGACGAGGGCTGA
- a CDS encoding C39 family peptidase, with protein sequence MNHPGTLLPLFAQAPNLPRRRLPRFGRASCLAVLAGMLALAGCDGAAAPLTPTPEGARKTLSGTATIAWVSPTGTTATNPVTFKADATSDIVTIKYFADGTYLLGSSTDRANFFAVTYKFSGVGVRRIYVRGYNSAGTQVAGAYKDFTIRDLIANVPYFFQYNNVYEPGATCANTTMAMLLKYYGANYTPDQIYTEFRKQSQDEFKFDTIFNRLAARAGLKQRIRVHMETGSVAQMEAELNKQRPVIIHGKFTSSGHVMLLIGNDGTNYTMNDPAGVWGQSLCNGAGYGGSGGAGVRYGRSIVGKAITTPWQGNCTYFDPNTVRYHETYLVP encoded by the coding sequence ATGAACCATCCAGGCACGCTCCTCCCGCTGTTCGCGCAAGCCCCGAATCTCCCCAGGCGCCGCCTTCCACGATTCGGACGGGCATCGTGCCTTGCCGTGCTCGCGGGAATGCTGGCGCTGGCCGGGTGCGACGGCGCGGCGGCCCCGCTGACCCCCACGCCGGAAGGCGCACGGAAGACGCTCTCCGGCACCGCCACGATCGCGTGGGTGAGCCCCACCGGCACCACCGCCACCAACCCGGTCACCTTCAAGGCCGACGCGACCAGCGACATCGTCACCATCAAGTACTTCGCCGACGGAACCTATCTGCTGGGCTCCAGCACGGACCGCGCGAACTTCTTTGCGGTGACGTACAAGTTCAGCGGCGTGGGGGTGCGGCGGATCTACGTGCGCGGCTACAACTCGGCGGGCACGCAGGTGGCGGGCGCGTACAAGGACTTCACCATCCGCGACCTGATCGCGAACGTGCCGTACTTCTTTCAGTACAACAACGTGTACGAGCCCGGCGCCACCTGCGCCAACACCACGATGGCGATGCTGCTGAAGTACTACGGGGCCAACTACACGCCGGACCAGATCTACACGGAATTCCGCAAGCAGTCGCAGGACGAATTCAAGTTCGACACGATCTTCAACCGCCTCGCGGCGCGCGCCGGGCTCAAGCAGCGCATCCGCGTGCACATGGAAACCGGGTCCGTCGCGCAGATGGAGGCGGAGCTGAACAAGCAGCGGCCGGTGATCATCCACGGAAAGTTCACCAGCTCGGGTCACGTGATGCTGTTGATCGGCAACGACGGAACGAACTACACGATGAACGATCCCGCCGGGGTATGGGGACAGAGCCTGTGCAACGGCGCGGGTTACGGCGGATCGGGCGGGGCAGGGGTGCGCTACGGGAGGTCGATCGTAGGCAAGGCGATCACCACGCCATGGCAGGGCAACTGTACCTACTTCGATCCGAACACGGTGCGGTACCACGAGACGTACCTGGTGCCCTGA